In the Mastomys coucha isolate ucsf_1 unplaced genomic scaffold, UCSF_Mcou_1 pScaffold18, whole genome shotgun sequence genome, one interval contains:
- the Aldob gene encoding fructose-bisphosphate aldolase B, with protein sequence MAHRFPALTSEQKKELSEIAQRIVANGKGILAADESVGTMGNRLQRIKVENTEENRRQFRELLFSVDNSISQSIGGVILFHETLYQKDSQGKLFRNILKEKGIVVGIKLDQGGAPLAGTNKETTIQGLDGLSERCAQYKKDGVDFGKWRAVLRIADQCPSSLAIQENANALARYASICQQNGLVPIVEPEVLPDGDHDLEHCQYVSEKVLAAVYKALNDHHVYLEGTLLKPNMVTAGHACTKKYTPEQVAMATVTALHRTVPAAVPGICFLSGGMSEEDATLNLNAINRCPLPRPWKLSFSYGRALQASALAAWGGKAANKKATQEAFMKRAVANCQAAQGQYVHTGSSGAAATQSLFTASYTY encoded by the exons ATGGCTCATCGATTTCCAGCCCTCACCTCAGAGCAGAAGAAGGAGCTCTCTGAAATTGCCCAGCGCATTGTTGCAAATGGGAAGGGCATCCTGGCTGCAGATGAATCTGTGG GCACCATGGGAAACCGCCTACAAAGGATAAAGGTGGAAAACACAGAGGAGAACCGAAGGCAGTTCCGGGAGCTCCTCTTTAGTGTGGACAATTCCATCAGCCAGAGCATCGGCGGAGTGATCCTTTTCCATGAGACTCTCTACCagaaggacagccagggaaaacTGTTCAGAAACATTCTCAAGGAGAAGGGAATTGTGGTGGGCATCAAG TTGGACCAAGGAGGTGCCCCACTTGCtggaacaaacaaagaaaccaccaTTCAAG GACTTGATGGCCTCTCTGAACGCTGTGCTCAGTACAAGAAAGACGGAGTTGACTTTGGGAAGTGGCGTGCTGTGTTGAGGATCGCTGACCAGTGTCCCTCCAGCCTTGCTATCCAAGAAAATGCCAATGCTCTGGCTCGCTATGCCAGCATCTGTCAGCAG AATGGGCTGGTCCCTATTGTAGAGCCTGAGGTGCTTCCTGACGGAGACCATGACCTGGAGCACTGCCAGTATGTTTCGGAGAAG GTACTGGCTGCTGTCTACAAGGCTCTCAATGATCATCATGTTTACCTGGAAGGCACCCTGCTAAAGCCAAATATGGTGACTGCTGGACATGCCTGCACCAAGAAGTATACACCAGAGCAAGTGGCTATGGCCACCGTCACAGCTCTCCACAGAACTGTTCCTGCAGCTGTTCCTG GTATCTGCTTTTTGTCTGGAGGCATGAGTGAGGAGGATGCTACACTTAACCTCAATGCTATCAACCGATGCCCTCTACCAAGGCCCTGGAAACTAAGCTTTTCATATGGAAGAGCCCTTCAGGCCAGCGCATTGGCTGCCTGGGGTGGCAAGGCTGCAAACAAGAAGGCAACCCAGGAAGCTTTCATGAAGCGGGCTGTG GCTAACTGCCAGGCGGCCCAAGGACAGTATGTTCACACAGGCTCTTCAGGTGCTGCTGCCACCCAGTCACTCTTCACAGCCTCCTACACCTACTAG
- the Znf189 gene encoding zinc finger protein 189 isoform X2 yields MGSETFELVGRLDKQRGIFLWEIPRESLTEEQKIFRGHTNVCKRPNSEEKCHKCEECGKRFVRKAHFIQHQRVHTGEKPFQCNECGKSFSRSSFVIEHQRIHTGERPYECNYCGKTFSVSSTLIRHQRIHTGERPYQCNQCKQSFSQRRSLVKHQRIHTGEKPHKCSDCGKAFSWKSHLIEHQRTHTGEKPYHCTKCKKSFSRNSLLVEHQRIHTGERPHKCGECGKAFRLSTYLIQHQKIHTGEKPFLCIDCGKSFSRSSFLIEHQRIHTGERPYQCQECGKSFSQLCNLTRHQRIHTGDKPHKCEECGKAFSRSSGLIQHQRIHIREKTSPFSETKESFDPNCSLVIQQEVYPKEKSYKCDDCGKTFSVSAHLVQHQRIHTGEKPYLCTVCGKSFSRSSFLIEHQRIHTGERPYLCRQCGKSFSQLCNLIRHQGVHTGNKPHKCEECGKAFSRNSGLIQHQRIHTGEKPYKCEKCDKSFSQQRSLVNHQKIHAEVKTQEIYECDACGEAFTCQSSLIQHQKLHIMWMQ; encoded by the coding sequence ATGGGTAGCGAAACCTTTGAACTTGTTGGTAGATTAGATAAACAAAGGGGGATCTTTTTATGGGAAATACCACGTGAATCTTTGACGGAGGAACAGAAAATATTCAGAGGACACACTAATGTTTGCAAGAGGCCAAACTCAGAAGAGAAATGTCATAAATGTGAAGAATGTGGAAAACGTTTTGTCCGCAAGGCCCATTTCATTCAGCATCAAAGGGTCCACACTGGTGAGAAACCTTTTCAATGCAATGAGTGTGGGAAAAGCTTCAGTCGAAGTTCATTTGTTATTGaacatcagagaattcacactGGGGAACGACCCTATGAGTGTAATTACTGTGGGAAAACCTTTAGTGTGAGTTCTACCCTTATTAGACACCAGAGAATCCACACTGGAGAAAGGCCTTACCAGTGTAATCAGTGTAAACAGAGCTTCAGCCAGAGAAGGAGCCTTGTAAAACATCAAAGAATCCACACTGGTGAGAAACCCCATAAGTGCAGTGACTGTGGAAAAGCCTTCAGTTGGAAATCCCACCTTATTGAGCATCAGAGAACACACACTGGGGAGAAACCCTATCACTGTACCAAATGCAAGAAAAGTTTTAGTCGAAACTCATTACTTGTTGAACACCAGAGAATTCATACCGGAGAAAGACCTCATAAGTGTGGTGAGTGTGGGAAGGCATTTAGATTAAGTACGTACCTTATACAACACCAAAAAATACACACTGGTGAGAAGCCTTTTCTTTGTATTGACTGTGGAAAGAGTTTCAGTCGGAGCTCATTCCTTATTGAACATCAGAGGATCCATACTGGTGAACGCCCTTATCAGTGCCAAGAGTGCGGGAAAAGTTTCAGCCAACTTTGCAACCTTACTCGtcatcagagaattcacactggagacAAACCCCACAAGTGTGAGGAATGTGGAAAAGCCTTCAGTAGAAGCTCAGGTCTCATTCAGCATCAGAGAATACACATCAGGGAAAAAACTTCTCCATTCAGTGAAACTAAGGAAAGTTTTGATCCAAACTGCAGTCTGGTTATACAGCAGGAAGTCTACCCTAAGGAAAAATCTTACAAATGCGATGACTGCGGGAAAACATTTAGTGTTAGTGCTCATCTTGTACAGCATCAGAGGATCCACACTGGTGAAAAGCCCTACCTGTGTACTGTGTGCGGGAAAAGCTTTAGTCGGAGTTCATTTCTTATTGAGCATCAGAGAATCCACACTGGTGAGAGACCTTACTTGTGCAGACAGTGTGGCAAAAGTTTTAGTCAACTTTGTAATCTCATCCGACATCAGGGTGTTCACACTGGTAATAAACCCCATAAATGTGaggaatgtgggaaagccttcagtaGGAACTCAGGTCTTATTCAGCACCAGAGAatacacacaggagagaaaccttataagTGTGAAAAATGTGACAAAAGTTTTAGTCAACAGCGCAGCCTTGTCAACCATCAGAAGATCCATGCGGAGGTGAAAACCCAAGAAATTTATGAATGTGATGCTTGTGGGGAAGCCTTTACTTGTCAGAGTTCTCTAATTCAACATCAAAAGTTGCATATTATGTGGATGCAGTAA
- the Znf189 gene encoding zinc finger protein 189 isoform X1 → MASPSPPLEPKEEWGYLDPARRSLCKDVMMDSYGKLVSLDVLNRNKDEEPTVKEDLEKDIEPQGVIVTRIKSEIDQDPMGSETFELVGRLDKQRGIFLWEIPRESLTEEQKIFRGHTNVCKRPNSEEKCHKCEECGKRFVRKAHFIQHQRVHTGEKPFQCNECGKSFSRSSFVIEHQRIHTGERPYECNYCGKTFSVSSTLIRHQRIHTGERPYQCNQCKQSFSQRRSLVKHQRIHTGEKPHKCSDCGKAFSWKSHLIEHQRTHTGEKPYHCTKCKKSFSRNSLLVEHQRIHTGERPHKCGECGKAFRLSTYLIQHQKIHTGEKPFLCIDCGKSFSRSSFLIEHQRIHTGERPYQCQECGKSFSQLCNLTRHQRIHTGDKPHKCEECGKAFSRSSGLIQHQRIHIREKTSPFSETKESFDPNCSLVIQQEVYPKEKSYKCDDCGKTFSVSAHLVQHQRIHTGEKPYLCTVCGKSFSRSSFLIEHQRIHTGERPYLCRQCGKSFSQLCNLIRHQGVHTGNKPHKCEECGKAFSRNSGLIQHQRIHTGEKPYKCEKCDKSFSQQRSLVNHQKIHAEVKTQEIYECDACGEAFTCQSSLIQHQKLHIMWMQ, encoded by the exons ATGGCGTCCCCAAGTCCACCGCTGGAGCCAAAG GAGGAGTGGGGTTATTTGGATCCAGCTCGACGAAGCTTGTGTAAGGATGTCATGATGGACAGTTACGGAAAGCTGGTCTCGCTAG acgttttaaacagaaataaagatgaaGAGCCAACTGTGAAAGAAGACCTTGAGAAAGACATCGAACCACAGGGTGTAATAGTTACAAGAATCAAAAGTGAAATTGATCAGGATCCTATGGGTAGCGAAACCTTTGAACTTGTTGGTAGATTAGATAAACAAAGGGGGATCTTTTTATGGGAAATACCACGTGAATCTTTGACGGAGGAACAGAAAATATTCAGAGGACACACTAATGTTTGCAAGAGGCCAAACTCAGAAGAGAAATGTCATAAATGTGAAGAATGTGGAAAACGTTTTGTCCGCAAGGCCCATTTCATTCAGCATCAAAGGGTCCACACTGGTGAGAAACCTTTTCAATGCAATGAGTGTGGGAAAAGCTTCAGTCGAAGTTCATTTGTTATTGaacatcagagaattcacactGGGGAACGACCCTATGAGTGTAATTACTGTGGGAAAACCTTTAGTGTGAGTTCTACCCTTATTAGACACCAGAGAATCCACACTGGAGAAAGGCCTTACCAGTGTAATCAGTGTAAACAGAGCTTCAGCCAGAGAAGGAGCCTTGTAAAACATCAAAGAATCCACACTGGTGAGAAACCCCATAAGTGCAGTGACTGTGGAAAAGCCTTCAGTTGGAAATCCCACCTTATTGAGCATCAGAGAACACACACTGGGGAGAAACCCTATCACTGTACCAAATGCAAGAAAAGTTTTAGTCGAAACTCATTACTTGTTGAACACCAGAGAATTCATACCGGAGAAAGACCTCATAAGTGTGGTGAGTGTGGGAAGGCATTTAGATTAAGTACGTACCTTATACAACACCAAAAAATACACACTGGTGAGAAGCCTTTTCTTTGTATTGACTGTGGAAAGAGTTTCAGTCGGAGCTCATTCCTTATTGAACATCAGAGGATCCATACTGGTGAACGCCCTTATCAGTGCCAAGAGTGCGGGAAAAGTTTCAGCCAACTTTGCAACCTTACTCGtcatcagagaattcacactggagacAAACCCCACAAGTGTGAGGAATGTGGAAAAGCCTTCAGTAGAAGCTCAGGTCTCATTCAGCATCAGAGAATACACATCAGGGAAAAAACTTCTCCATTCAGTGAAACTAAGGAAAGTTTTGATCCAAACTGCAGTCTGGTTATACAGCAGGAAGTCTACCCTAAGGAAAAATCTTACAAATGCGATGACTGCGGGAAAACATTTAGTGTTAGTGCTCATCTTGTACAGCATCAGAGGATCCACACTGGTGAAAAGCCCTACCTGTGTACTGTGTGCGGGAAAAGCTTTAGTCGGAGTTCATTTCTTATTGAGCATCAGAGAATCCACACTGGTGAGAGACCTTACTTGTGCAGACAGTGTGGCAAAAGTTTTAGTCAACTTTGTAATCTCATCCGACATCAGGGTGTTCACACTGGTAATAAACCCCATAAATGTGaggaatgtgggaaagccttcagtaGGAACTCAGGTCTTATTCAGCACCAGAGAatacacacaggagagaaaccttataagTGTGAAAAATGTGACAAAAGTTTTAGTCAACAGCGCAGCCTTGTCAACCATCAGAAGATCCATGCGGAGGTGAAAACCCAAGAAATTTATGAATGTGATGCTTGTGGGGAAGCCTTTACTTGTCAGAGTTCTCTAATTCAACATCAAAAGTTGCATATTATGTGGATGCAGTAA
- the Mrpl50 gene encoding 39S ribosomal protein L50, mitochondrial codes for MAALAVCRLARRGWLWKLPLASRREFWSRSRKEELVVAETVEEVKKEPVLVCPPLRSRAYTPPNDLQSRLESHIKEVLGSSLPNNWQDISLDDGHVKFRLLAKLANDLGHAVPNSRLHQMCRVRDVLDFYNVPVQDRSKFDELIASNLPPNLKISWSY; via the exons ATGGCGGCGCTGGCTGTCTGTCGGCTTGCAAGAAGAGGCTGGCTGTGGAAGCTTCCCTTGGCTTCACGTAGAGAGTTTTGGTCTCGATCCAG GAAAGAGGAGCTGGTGGTGGCTGAGACAGTGGAAGAAGTGAAAAAAGAACCTGTTCTGGTGTGTCCGCCCTTACGAAGCCGAGCCTACACACCACCCAACGATCTCCAGAGTCGCTTGGAGTCTCATATTAAAGAAGTTCTTGGTTCATCTCTTCCTAATAATTGGCAAGATATCTCCCTGGACGATGGACATGTGAAGTTCAGACTCTTGGCAAAATTAGCTAATGACTTAGGCCATGCAGTACCTAACTCCAGGCTTCACCAAATGTGCAGGGTCAGAGATGTTCTTGATTTCTATAATGTTCCTGTTCAAGATAGATCTAAATTTGATGAACTCATTGCTAGTAATTTACCTCCCAATTTGAAAATCAGTTGGAGTTATTGA